A stretch of the Aegilops tauschii subsp. strangulata cultivar AL8/78 chromosome 4, Aet v6.0, whole genome shotgun sequence genome encodes the following:
- the LOC109774573 gene encoding uncharacterized protein isoform X5, whose translation MANQFSAFISRKDGAKYSTVLHPGKPDLPKGTNVSGIGSWDWNLNGQKSTYHALYPRAWTVYDGEPDPDLKIMCRQISPIIPHNYQQSSYPVAVFTFTVTNSGTTAADVTLLFTWAVSSYLIPCIFILLLGLSTSDKFIYLQNSVGGKSELTGYHSNSSMTEKDGVHGVLLHHRTADGLPPVTFAIAAQEKEGVHISECPYFMMSGNSDEFTAKDMWNSVKEHGSFDLLDPVNSSTSSKPGTSIGAAIAASVKLAPQATQNVSFSLAWASPEVKFCSGKTYHRRYTKFYGTDVDAAASLARDAILNHSSWEMQIEDWQHPILQDKRFPEWYPVTLFNELYYLNAGGTIWTDGLPPIQSLTAIGGKKFSLDMSNGETDDDNEMNPQTNTATDILHQMASVLERIHASLASNSAIGTTLLQGEENIGQFLYLEGIEYYMWNTYDVHFYSSFSLIMLFPKLQLSVQRDFAAAVMMHDPEKLKLLHDGKLAARKVLGAVPHDLGLYDPWFKVNAYTLHNTDRWKDLNPKFVLQVYRDVVATGDKSFARAVWPSVYMAMAYMEQFDKDKDGMIENEDFPDQTYDVWSMAGVSAYCGGLWVAALQAASALAHEVGDKASEKLFWNKYEKAKSVYDKKLWNGSYFNYDDAGTKASTSIHADQLAGQWYAKACGLSSIVDKDKSQSALEKIYTFNVMKFKDGNRGAINGMWPDGTLDMSTMQSREIWPGVTYALAASMIQEGMVEEGFKTAEGVYHAAWSSEGLGYAFQTPESWNNDDEYRSLCYMRPLAIWAIQWALSNPKLHKEPQTDITQDSFPKNQFSYARIAKLLQLPEDESSKSVPRVIYEIVRNRFTS comes from the exons ATGGCAAATCAATTTTCT GCCTTCATTTCCCGCAAAGACGGTGCAAAATATTCGACAGTGTTGCATCCTGGGAAACCGGATTTGCCAAA AGGAACTAACGTTTCAGGAATTGGATCCTGGGATTGGAATCTGAATGGGCAGAAATCTACTTATCATGCACTTTACCCTAGGGCCTGGACTGTTTATGATG GAGAACCTGACCCGGATCTCAAGATAATGTGCCGTCAGATTTCTCCAATTATTCCACACAATTATCAACAGAGCAGTTATCCTGTTGCAGTATTCACTTTCACA GTAACTAATTCAGGAACCACAGCTGCTGATGTGACTTTGCTTTTTACATGGGCTGTAAGTTCTTATTTGATACCCTGCATTTTTATTCTACTTCTGGGCCTTTCAACTTCAGATAAGTTTATATATCTGCAGAACTCTGTTGGTGGAAAATCTGAACTCACAGGATACCATTCTAATTCTAGTATGAC AGAAAAGGATGGCGTGCATGGTGTACTGTTACACCACAG AACAGCTGATGGACTGCCACCAGTAACTTTCGCCATAGCTGCACAAGAGAAAGAGGGTGTTCATATCTCTGAATGCCCTTACTTTATGATGTCCGGTAACTCTGATGAATTCACAGCAAAAGATATGTGGAACTCAGTGAAAGAG CATGGATCTTTTGATCTGCTTGATCCTGTCAATTCATCAACGTCCTCCAAACCAGGAACATCAATAGGAGCAGCTATTGCAGCTTCAGTTAAGCTTGCTCCTCAGGCAACCCAGAATGTTTCATTTTCACTTGCATGGGCTTCCCCTGAAGTAAAGTTCTGCAGTGGAAAAACCTACCATAG GCGTTATACAAAATTCTATGGCACAGATGTTGATGCAGCTGCAAGCCTTGCCCGTGATGCCATTCTTA ATCATAGTTCCTGGGAAATGCAAATTGAGGATTGGCAGCATCCTATTTTGCAAGACAAGAGGTTTCCTGAATG GTATCCAGTCACACTATTCAATGAACTTTATTATCTTAATGCCGGAGGAACTATATGGACAG ATGGATTGCCACCAATTCAAAGTTTAACAGCAATTGGAGGAAAAAAGTTCTCCCTTGACATGTCAAATGGAGAAACAGATGATGACAATGAGATGAACCCACAGACTAATACTGCCACTGACATTCTTCATCAAATGGCATCAGTACTTGAGAGAATTCATGCATCTCTTGCATCAAATTCTGCTATAGGAACAACTTTGCTTCAGGGTGAAGAGAACATTGGCCAATTTCTCTACCTTGAGGGAATTGAATACTATATGTGGAACACATATGATGTTCATTTCTATTCATCTTTTTCACTTATCATGCTATTTCCAAAACTTCAACTCAGCGTTCAGAGAGACTTCGCTGCCGCTGTCATGATGCACGACCCTGAAAAACTCAAGCTCTTACATGATGGAAAATTGGCGGCAAGAAAAGTTCTTGGAGCTGTTCCTCACGATCTTGGTCTATATGACCCTTGGTTCAAAGTGAACGCATACACACTCCATAACACAGACCGTTGGAAGGACTTGAACCCAAAGTTTGTATTGCAAGTTTACAGAGATGTTGTGGCCACAGGCGATAAATCCTTCGCTCGAGCTGTTTGGCCATCTGTTTATATGGCGATGGCGTATATGGAACAATTTGATAAAGATAAAGATGGAATGATTGAAAATGAGGATTTCCCAGATCAAACTTATGATGTTTGGTCCATGGCTGGTGTAAGTGCATACTGTGGTGGTCTTTGGGTGGCTGCTCTTCAGGCTGCGTCGGCCTTGGCACACGAAGTTGGTGACAAAGCTTCTGAAAAGCTTTTCTGGAACAAGTATGAGAAGGCTAAATCTGTTTATGACAAGAAGCTGTGGAATGGTTCTTACTTCAATTATGATGATGCTGGCACTAAAGCTAGTACCTCCATTCACGCTGATCAGTTGGCTGGACAATG GTATGCCAAAGCCTGCGGCCTCTCCTCAATTGTTGACAAGGACAAATCACAAAGTGCACTTGAAAAGATATATACTTTTAACGTAATGAAGTTCAAGGATGGTAACAGGGGAGCAATCAATGGGATGTGGCCAGATGGTACACTGGACATGTCCACAATGCAATCTAGGGAGATATGGCCAGGCGTGACATACGCGCTTGCTGCATCTATGATTCAAGAAGGCATGGTTGAGGAGGGTTTCAAAACAGCTGAAGGAGTCTATCATGCTGCCTGGTCTTCAGAAGGACTTGG ATACGCATTCCAAACTCCTGAATCTTGGAACAATGACGATGAGTACCGGTCCTTGTGCTACATGCGCCCACTCGCCATATGGGCGATACAGTGGGCACTCTCAAACCCAAAGCTCCACAAGGAGCCTCAGACAGACATAACACAAGATTCTTTTCCGAAGAACCAGTTCTCATATGCACGAATAGCGAAGCTCCTGCAGTTACCTGAAGATGAATCGTCCAAGAGCGTCCCTCGGGTTATCTATGAGATAGTTCGGAACAGGTTTACTTCATGA
- the LOC109774573 gene encoding uncharacterized protein isoform X8: MCRQISPIIPHNYQQSSYPVAVFTFTVTNSGTTAADVTLLFTWANSVGGKSELTGYHSNSSMTEKDGVHGVLLHHRTADGLPPVTFAIAAQEKEGVHISECPYFMMSGNSDEFTAKDMWNSVKEHGSFDLLDPVNSSTSSKPGTSIGAAIAASVKLAPQATQNVSFSLAWASPEVKFCSGKTYHRRYTKFYGTDVDAAASLARDAILNHSSWEMQIEDWQHPILQDKRFPEWYPVTLFNELYYLNAGGTIWTDGLPPIQSLTAIGGKKFSLDMSNGETDDDNEMNPQTNTATDILHQMASVLERIHASLASNSAIGTTLLQGEENIGQFLYLEGIEYYMWNTYDVHFYSSFSLIMLFPKLQLSVQRDFAAAVMMHDPEKLKLLHDGKLAARKVLGAVPHDLGLYDPWFKVNAYTLHNTDRWKDLNPKFVLQVYRDVVATGDKSFARAVWPSVYMAMAYMEQFDKDKDGMIENEDFPDQTYDVWSMAGVSAYCGGLWVAALQAASALAHEVGDKASEKLFWNKYEKAKSVYDKKLWNGSYFNYDDAGTKASTSIHADQLAGQWYAKACGLSSIVDKDKSQSALEKIYTFNVMKFKDGNRGAINGMWPDGTLDMSTMQSREIWPGVTYALAASMIQEGMVEEGFKTAEGVYHAAWSSEGLGYAFQTPESWNNDDEYRSLCYMRPLAIWAIQWALSNPKLHKEPQTDITQDSFPKNQFSYARIAKLLQLPEDESSKSVPRVIYEIVRNRFTS, translated from the exons ATGTGCCGTCAGATTTCTCCAATTATTCCACACAATTATCAACAGAGCAGTTATCCTGTTGCAGTATTCACTTTCACA GTAACTAATTCAGGAACCACAGCTGCTGATGTGACTTTGCTTTTTACATGGGCT AACTCTGTTGGTGGAAAATCTGAACTCACAGGATACCATTCTAATTCTAGTATGAC AGAAAAGGATGGCGTGCATGGTGTACTGTTACACCACAG AACAGCTGATGGACTGCCACCAGTAACTTTCGCCATAGCTGCACAAGAGAAAGAGGGTGTTCATATCTCTGAATGCCCTTACTTTATGATGTCCGGTAACTCTGATGAATTCACAGCAAAAGATATGTGGAACTCAGTGAAAGAG CATGGATCTTTTGATCTGCTTGATCCTGTCAATTCATCAACGTCCTCCAAACCAGGAACATCAATAGGAGCAGCTATTGCAGCTTCAGTTAAGCTTGCTCCTCAGGCAACCCAGAATGTTTCATTTTCACTTGCATGGGCTTCCCCTGAAGTAAAGTTCTGCAGTGGAAAAACCTACCATAG GCGTTATACAAAATTCTATGGCACAGATGTTGATGCAGCTGCAAGCCTTGCCCGTGATGCCATTCTTA ATCATAGTTCCTGGGAAATGCAAATTGAGGATTGGCAGCATCCTATTTTGCAAGACAAGAGGTTTCCTGAATG GTATCCAGTCACACTATTCAATGAACTTTATTATCTTAATGCCGGAGGAACTATATGGACAG ATGGATTGCCACCAATTCAAAGTTTAACAGCAATTGGAGGAAAAAAGTTCTCCCTTGACATGTCAAATGGAGAAACAGATGATGACAATGAGATGAACCCACAGACTAATACTGCCACTGACATTCTTCATCAAATGGCATCAGTACTTGAGAGAATTCATGCATCTCTTGCATCAAATTCTGCTATAGGAACAACTTTGCTTCAGGGTGAAGAGAACATTGGCCAATTTCTCTACCTTGAGGGAATTGAATACTATATGTGGAACACATATGATGTTCATTTCTATTCATCTTTTTCACTTATCATGCTATTTCCAAAACTTCAACTCAGCGTTCAGAGAGACTTCGCTGCCGCTGTCATGATGCACGACCCTGAAAAACTCAAGCTCTTACATGATGGAAAATTGGCGGCAAGAAAAGTTCTTGGAGCTGTTCCTCACGATCTTGGTCTATATGACCCTTGGTTCAAAGTGAACGCATACACACTCCATAACACAGACCGTTGGAAGGACTTGAACCCAAAGTTTGTATTGCAAGTTTACAGAGATGTTGTGGCCACAGGCGATAAATCCTTCGCTCGAGCTGTTTGGCCATCTGTTTATATGGCGATGGCGTATATGGAACAATTTGATAAAGATAAAGATGGAATGATTGAAAATGAGGATTTCCCAGATCAAACTTATGATGTTTGGTCCATGGCTGGTGTAAGTGCATACTGTGGTGGTCTTTGGGTGGCTGCTCTTCAGGCTGCGTCGGCCTTGGCACACGAAGTTGGTGACAAAGCTTCTGAAAAGCTTTTCTGGAACAAGTATGAGAAGGCTAAATCTGTTTATGACAAGAAGCTGTGGAATGGTTCTTACTTCAATTATGATGATGCTGGCACTAAAGCTAGTACCTCCATTCACGCTGATCAGTTGGCTGGACAATG GTATGCCAAAGCCTGCGGCCTCTCCTCAATTGTTGACAAGGACAAATCACAAAGTGCACTTGAAAAGATATATACTTTTAACGTAATGAAGTTCAAGGATGGTAACAGGGGAGCAATCAATGGGATGTGGCCAGATGGTACACTGGACATGTCCACAATGCAATCTAGGGAGATATGGCCAGGCGTGACATACGCGCTTGCTGCATCTATGATTCAAGAAGGCATGGTTGAGGAGGGTTTCAAAACAGCTGAAGGAGTCTATCATGCTGCCTGGTCTTCAGAAGGACTTGG ATACGCATTCCAAACTCCTGAATCTTGGAACAATGACGATGAGTACCGGTCCTTGTGCTACATGCGCCCACTCGCCATATGGGCGATACAGTGGGCACTCTCAAACCCAAAGCTCCACAAGGAGCCTCAGACAGACATAACACAAGATTCTTTTCCGAAGAACCAGTTCTCATATGCACGAATAGCGAAGCTCCTGCAGTTACCTGAAGATGAATCGTCCAAGAGCGTCCCTCGGGTTATCTATGAGATAGTTCGGAACAGGTTTACTTCATGA
- the LOC109774573 gene encoding uncharacterized protein isoform X6, whose protein sequence is MANQFSAFISRKDGAKYSTVLHPGKPDLPKGTNVSGIGSWDWNLNGQKSTYHALYPRAWTVYDGEPDPDLKIMCRQISPIIPHNYQQSSYPVAVFTFTVTNSGTTAADVTLLFTWANSVGGKSELTGYHSNSSMTEKDGVHGVLLHHRTADGLPPVTFAIAAQEKEGVHISECPYFMMSGNSDEFTAKDMWNSVKEHGSFDLLDPVNSSTSSKPGTSIGAAIAASVKLAPQATQNVSFSLAWASPEVKFCSGKTYHRRYTKFYGTDVDAAASLARDAILNHSSWEMQIEDWQHPILQDKRFPEWYPVTLFNELYYLNAGGTIWTDGLPPIQSLTAIGGKKFSLDMSNGETDDDNEMNPQTNTATDILHQMASVLERIHASLASNSAIGTTLLQGEENIGQFLYLEGIEYYMWNTYDVHFYSSFSLIMLFPKLQLSVQRDFAAAVMMHDPEKLKLLHDGKLAARKVLGAVPHDLGLYDPWFKVNAYTLHNTDRWKDLNPKFVLQVYRDVVATGDKSFARAVWPSVYMAMAYMEQFDKDKDGMIENEDFPDQTYDVWSMAGVSAYCGGLWVAALQAASALAHEVGDKASEKLFWNKYEKAKSVYDKKLWNGSYFNYDDAGTKASTSIHADQLAGQWYAKACGLSSIVDKDKSQSALEKIYTFNVMKFKDGNRGAINGMWPDGTLDMSTMQSREIWPGVTYALAASMIQEGMVEEGFKTAEGVYHAAWSSEGLGYAFQTPESWNNDDEYRSLCYMRPLAIWAIQWALSNPKLHKEPQTDITQDSFPKNQFSYARIAKLLQLPEDESSKSVPRVIYEIVRNRFTS, encoded by the exons ATGGCAAATCAATTTTCT GCCTTCATTTCCCGCAAAGACGGTGCAAAATATTCGACAGTGTTGCATCCTGGGAAACCGGATTTGCCAAA AGGAACTAACGTTTCAGGAATTGGATCCTGGGATTGGAATCTGAATGGGCAGAAATCTACTTATCATGCACTTTACCCTAGGGCCTGGACTGTTTATGATG GAGAACCTGACCCGGATCTCAAGATAATGTGCCGTCAGATTTCTCCAATTATTCCACACAATTATCAACAGAGCAGTTATCCTGTTGCAGTATTCACTTTCACA GTAACTAATTCAGGAACCACAGCTGCTGATGTGACTTTGCTTTTTACATGGGCT AACTCTGTTGGTGGAAAATCTGAACTCACAGGATACCATTCTAATTCTAGTATGAC AGAAAAGGATGGCGTGCATGGTGTACTGTTACACCACAG AACAGCTGATGGACTGCCACCAGTAACTTTCGCCATAGCTGCACAAGAGAAAGAGGGTGTTCATATCTCTGAATGCCCTTACTTTATGATGTCCGGTAACTCTGATGAATTCACAGCAAAAGATATGTGGAACTCAGTGAAAGAG CATGGATCTTTTGATCTGCTTGATCCTGTCAATTCATCAACGTCCTCCAAACCAGGAACATCAATAGGAGCAGCTATTGCAGCTTCAGTTAAGCTTGCTCCTCAGGCAACCCAGAATGTTTCATTTTCACTTGCATGGGCTTCCCCTGAAGTAAAGTTCTGCAGTGGAAAAACCTACCATAG GCGTTATACAAAATTCTATGGCACAGATGTTGATGCAGCTGCAAGCCTTGCCCGTGATGCCATTCTTA ATCATAGTTCCTGGGAAATGCAAATTGAGGATTGGCAGCATCCTATTTTGCAAGACAAGAGGTTTCCTGAATG GTATCCAGTCACACTATTCAATGAACTTTATTATCTTAATGCCGGAGGAACTATATGGACAG ATGGATTGCCACCAATTCAAAGTTTAACAGCAATTGGAGGAAAAAAGTTCTCCCTTGACATGTCAAATGGAGAAACAGATGATGACAATGAGATGAACCCACAGACTAATACTGCCACTGACATTCTTCATCAAATGGCATCAGTACTTGAGAGAATTCATGCATCTCTTGCATCAAATTCTGCTATAGGAACAACTTTGCTTCAGGGTGAAGAGAACATTGGCCAATTTCTCTACCTTGAGGGAATTGAATACTATATGTGGAACACATATGATGTTCATTTCTATTCATCTTTTTCACTTATCATGCTATTTCCAAAACTTCAACTCAGCGTTCAGAGAGACTTCGCTGCCGCTGTCATGATGCACGACCCTGAAAAACTCAAGCTCTTACATGATGGAAAATTGGCGGCAAGAAAAGTTCTTGGAGCTGTTCCTCACGATCTTGGTCTATATGACCCTTGGTTCAAAGTGAACGCATACACACTCCATAACACAGACCGTTGGAAGGACTTGAACCCAAAGTTTGTATTGCAAGTTTACAGAGATGTTGTGGCCACAGGCGATAAATCCTTCGCTCGAGCTGTTTGGCCATCTGTTTATATGGCGATGGCGTATATGGAACAATTTGATAAAGATAAAGATGGAATGATTGAAAATGAGGATTTCCCAGATCAAACTTATGATGTTTGGTCCATGGCTGGTGTAAGTGCATACTGTGGTGGTCTTTGGGTGGCTGCTCTTCAGGCTGCGTCGGCCTTGGCACACGAAGTTGGTGACAAAGCTTCTGAAAAGCTTTTCTGGAACAAGTATGAGAAGGCTAAATCTGTTTATGACAAGAAGCTGTGGAATGGTTCTTACTTCAATTATGATGATGCTGGCACTAAAGCTAGTACCTCCATTCACGCTGATCAGTTGGCTGGACAATG GTATGCCAAAGCCTGCGGCCTCTCCTCAATTGTTGACAAGGACAAATCACAAAGTGCACTTGAAAAGATATATACTTTTAACGTAATGAAGTTCAAGGATGGTAACAGGGGAGCAATCAATGGGATGTGGCCAGATGGTACACTGGACATGTCCACAATGCAATCTAGGGAGATATGGCCAGGCGTGACATACGCGCTTGCTGCATCTATGATTCAAGAAGGCATGGTTGAGGAGGGTTTCAAAACAGCTGAAGGAGTCTATCATGCTGCCTGGTCTTCAGAAGGACTTGG ATACGCATTCCAAACTCCTGAATCTTGGAACAATGACGATGAGTACCGGTCCTTGTGCTACATGCGCCCACTCGCCATATGGGCGATACAGTGGGCACTCTCAAACCCAAAGCTCCACAAGGAGCCTCAGACAGACATAACACAAGATTCTTTTCCGAAGAACCAGTTCTCATATGCACGAATAGCGAAGCTCCTGCAGTTACCTGAAGATGAATCGTCCAAGAGCGTCCCTCGGGTTATCTATGAGATAGTTCGGAACAGGTTTACTTCATGA
- the LOC109774573 gene encoding uncharacterized protein isoform X4 produces the protein MVKDVHEPSNGVSLNSSPSQSIANSEKINPGQIPELTWEHKLSHVRYDLPSFGLTWREIRQMAGLGLRLGRHILEETSKGRTAIIDPMKKRTAKSGQGVPLGGIGAGSIGRSCKGEFQRWQLFPGACEDKAVMANQFSAFISRKDGAKYSTVLHPGKPDLPKGTNVSGIGSWDWNLNGQKSTYHALYPRAWTVYDEPDPDLKIMCRQISPIIPHNYQQSSYPVAVFTFTVTNSGTTAADVTLLFTWANSVGGKSELTGYHSNSSMTEKDGVHGVLLHHRTADGLPPVTFAIAAQEKEGVHISECPYFMMSGNSDEFTAKDMWNSVKEHGSFDLLDPVNSSTSSKPGTSIGAAIAASVKLAPQATQNVSFSLAWASPEVKFCSGKTYHRRYTKFYGTDVDAAASLARDAILNHSSWEMQIEDWQHPILQDKRFPEWYPVTLFNELYYLNAGGTIWTDGLPPIQSLTAIGGKKFSLDMSNGETDDDNEMNPQTNTATDILHQMASVLERIHASLASNSAIGTTLLQGEENIGQFLYLEGIEYYMWNTYDVHFYSSFSLIMLFPKLQLSVQRDFAAAVMMHDPEKLKLLHDGKLAARKVLGAVPHDLGLYDPWFKVNAYTLHNTDRWKDLNPKFVLQVYRDVVATGDKSFARAVWPSVYMAMAYMEQFDKDKDGMIENEDFPDQTYDVWSMAGVSAYCGGLWVAALQAASALAHEVGDKASEKLFWNKYEKAKSVYDKKLWNGSYFNYDDAGTKASTSIHADQLAGQWYAKACGLSSIVDKDKSQSALEKIYTFNVMKFKDGNRGAINGMWPDGTLDMSTMQSREIWPGVTYALAASMIQEGMVEEGFKTAEGVYHAAWSSEGLGYAFQTPESWNNDDEYRSLCYMRPLAIWAIQWALSNPKLHKEPQTDITQDSFPKNQFSYARIAKLLQLPEDESSKSVPRVIYEIVRNRFTS, from the exons ATGGTGAAGGATGTCCATGAGCCATCGAACGGCGTGTCTCTGAACAGTTCGCCTTCGCAAAGTATTGCTAATTCA GAAAAGATTAATCCTGGACAAATTCCAGAGTTGACATGGGAACACAAGCTAAGCCATGTTAGATATGATTTGCCGTCATTTGGACTTACATGGAGGGAGATACGGCAGATG GCTGGTCTTGGTTTACGTCTTGGTCGACACATCCTTGAGGAAACTTCAAAAGGACGA ACTGCTATTATTGATCCCATGAAGAAGCGCACTGCAAAATCTGGTCAGGGTGTTCCACTTGGAGGCATTGG TGCAGGAAGTATTGGAAGAAGCTGCAAAGGCGAGTTTCAACGCTGGCAATTGTTCCCCGGAGCCTGTGAAGATAAGGCAGTAATGGCAAATCAATTTTCT GCCTTCATTTCCCGCAAAGACGGTGCAAAATATTCGACAGTGTTGCATCCTGGGAAACCGGATTTGCCAAA AGGAACTAACGTTTCAGGAATTGGATCCTGGGATTGGAATCTGAATGGGCAGAAATCTACTTATCATGCACTTTACCCTAGGGCCTGGACTGTTTATGATG AACCTGACCCGGATCTCAAGATAATGTGCCGTCAGATTTCTCCAATTATTCCACACAATTATCAACAGAGCAGTTATCCTGTTGCAGTATTCACTTTCACA GTAACTAATTCAGGAACCACAGCTGCTGATGTGACTTTGCTTTTTACATGGGCT AACTCTGTTGGTGGAAAATCTGAACTCACAGGATACCATTCTAATTCTAGTATGAC AGAAAAGGATGGCGTGCATGGTGTACTGTTACACCACAG AACAGCTGATGGACTGCCACCAGTAACTTTCGCCATAGCTGCACAAGAGAAAGAGGGTGTTCATATCTCTGAATGCCCTTACTTTATGATGTCCGGTAACTCTGATGAATTCACAGCAAAAGATATGTGGAACTCAGTGAAAGAG CATGGATCTTTTGATCTGCTTGATCCTGTCAATTCATCAACGTCCTCCAAACCAGGAACATCAATAGGAGCAGCTATTGCAGCTTCAGTTAAGCTTGCTCCTCAGGCAACCCAGAATGTTTCATTTTCACTTGCATGGGCTTCCCCTGAAGTAAAGTTCTGCAGTGGAAAAACCTACCATAG GCGTTATACAAAATTCTATGGCACAGATGTTGATGCAGCTGCAAGCCTTGCCCGTGATGCCATTCTTA ATCATAGTTCCTGGGAAATGCAAATTGAGGATTGGCAGCATCCTATTTTGCAAGACAAGAGGTTTCCTGAATG GTATCCAGTCACACTATTCAATGAACTTTATTATCTTAATGCCGGAGGAACTATATGGACAG ATGGATTGCCACCAATTCAAAGTTTAACAGCAATTGGAGGAAAAAAGTTCTCCCTTGACATGTCAAATGGAGAAACAGATGATGACAATGAGATGAACCCACAGACTAATACTGCCACTGACATTCTTCATCAAATGGCATCAGTACTTGAGAGAATTCATGCATCTCTTGCATCAAATTCTGCTATAGGAACAACTTTGCTTCAGGGTGAAGAGAACATTGGCCAATTTCTCTACCTTGAGGGAATTGAATACTATATGTGGAACACATATGATGTTCATTTCTATTCATCTTTTTCACTTATCATGCTATTTCCAAAACTTCAACTCAGCGTTCAGAGAGACTTCGCTGCCGCTGTCATGATGCACGACCCTGAAAAACTCAAGCTCTTACATGATGGAAAATTGGCGGCAAGAAAAGTTCTTGGAGCTGTTCCTCACGATCTTGGTCTATATGACCCTTGGTTCAAAGTGAACGCATACACACTCCATAACACAGACCGTTGGAAGGACTTGAACCCAAAGTTTGTATTGCAAGTTTACAGAGATGTTGTGGCCACAGGCGATAAATCCTTCGCTCGAGCTGTTTGGCCATCTGTTTATATGGCGATGGCGTATATGGAACAATTTGATAAAGATAAAGATGGAATGATTGAAAATGAGGATTTCCCAGATCAAACTTATGATGTTTGGTCCATGGCTGGTGTAAGTGCATACTGTGGTGGTCTTTGGGTGGCTGCTCTTCAGGCTGCGTCGGCCTTGGCACACGAAGTTGGTGACAAAGCTTCTGAAAAGCTTTTCTGGAACAAGTATGAGAAGGCTAAATCTGTTTATGACAAGAAGCTGTGGAATGGTTCTTACTTCAATTATGATGATGCTGGCACTAAAGCTAGTACCTCCATTCACGCTGATCAGTTGGCTGGACAATG GTATGCCAAAGCCTGCGGCCTCTCCTCAATTGTTGACAAGGACAAATCACAAAGTGCACTTGAAAAGATATATACTTTTAACGTAATGAAGTTCAAGGATGGTAACAGGGGAGCAATCAATGGGATGTGGCCAGATGGTACACTGGACATGTCCACAATGCAATCTAGGGAGATATGGCCAGGCGTGACATACGCGCTTGCTGCATCTATGATTCAAGAAGGCATGGTTGAGGAGGGTTTCAAAACAGCTGAAGGAGTCTATCATGCTGCCTGGTCTTCAGAAGGACTTGG ATACGCATTCCAAACTCCTGAATCTTGGAACAATGACGATGAGTACCGGTCCTTGTGCTACATGCGCCCACTCGCCATATGGGCGATACAGTGGGCACTCTCAAACCCAAAGCTCCACAAGGAGCCTCAGACAGACATAACACAAGATTCTTTTCCGAAGAACCAGTTCTCATATGCACGAATAGCGAAGCTCCTGCAGTTACCTGAAGATGAATCGTCCAAGAGCGTCCCTCGGGTTATCTATGAGATAGTTCGGAACAGGTTTACTTCATGA